GCTCCACTACGGCTACACCGCCGTGGTGACCGCCACCGGCATTTCCCTCGGCTGGGGCGTGAGCGCGATCGAGAGCACCACGCAACTCGTGGACGGCCTCGGCGTGGAAATCACGTCCGCAGGTTCCGTCGACAAGACCCTCGGCGCCCAGCTCACCGGCACCGGCGGCTTTACTTTCACCGGCGGCGAGACCATGACGCTCGCGCACACCGGCAACGATTACCAAGGGGCCACCCTCATCACCGGCAGCGCGACGGTCAAGGCCGGCGTGGACAACGCCCTCGGCCAGACCAGTGCGCTCGCCATCCGGGAAGGTTCGGCCTTCGACCTGAACAGCAGAAACCAGCGCGTCGGCGCGCTCGCCATCGACGACGGCGGCCTGCTCGCGCTGGGCGACCGCGGCGACTTCACGGTGAGCGGCGTGGCCCTTTTTTCCGGCTCCAACGTGCTCACCGGCGGGACGGACTCAAAATTGCGTCTCGCCAACTCTGGCTCCGCCGCGATCCGCGTCTCCAATACCGGCTTCACAGGCGATGTTTACCTCGGCGACGCTGCCAGCTCCTATGACCTTTATCTGGGCAATCTGTCCGGGCTCGGCGATGCCGGCCGCGTGTGGCTCGACGGCGGAAGTCTCCTTTATCTCGAAACCGGCGGCACCTTCGCCAAGGCGCTGGCCGGCGGCGCCGGAACGGTGTTGGTGGGCGGGGACCAGGACGTGCTCCTGACCGGAAACAACAGCGGCTTTGCCGGCGAAGGGGCTGAATTTGAGATCGGGCAGAATGCCACGCTGCGGGCGCAAAACGCCGCCGCGCTCGGCTCCGCGCTGGTCGGCCGGCGATCACCAACAGCGGCAGCCTGGTCATCAGCCACTCCGGCACCTTCGCTCACGCCATCGCCAACACCGGCGGCGTGGTGGAACTGCGCACGTCCGGCGCGCTCGAGTTCGGCACCGCGCTCGCCGCCGGCACGCTCGTGAAGACCGGCGCGGGCGTCGCCACGCTCGCCGCCGCGCAAACCCACGACGGCCTCACCGACATCCGCGCGGGCACGCTCGCCGTGAGCGCCGCCAACCAGCTTTCGGCGCGCAGCGAACACCGCGTCGCCGCCGGCGCGGTCCTCAGCCTCGGCGGGTTCGACCAGAAAGTCGGCCACCTGCGCAACGACGGGCTCGTGAATTTTGTCGCGCTCGGCAAAACCCTCACCGTCGCCAGCCTCTCCGGCACCGGCGCCTACGCGATGGATGTGAACCTCGCCACCAAGGAGACCGACCGCCTTGTCATCACCGGTTCGGCCACCGGCTCGCATACGCTCCAGCTCACCCCCATCGGCGGCGCGCCCGTCAATGGCGACAGTTTCTCGCTGGAACTGGTGAGCATCGGCTCCGGCGACGCAACTTTCACGGCCGCCCCCGTCGATTATGGCATGGATAGCTACGCCCTCCAGCAAGGCACCGCGGACGACCCGCTGACACCCTCGATCCAGAACTGGTATTTCGGCCGCACCGCCCAAAGCCGCGCCGCGGATGCGATCCTGCTGACCGCCGGGGTGCTGTCCACCGACTGGCACTACAGCCTCGACTCGCTGCGCCTGCGCATGGGCGAGCTGCGCGGCGCGTCCGCCGGCGCCGTCCCCGGCAATGTCTGGGTGCGCGCCTCCGCCTATCACCTCAGCGCCGGCGGCTCGCAACTCGGCGCGGCCTTCGAGCAGGACACCTATGCCGTGACCGCCGGCGGCGACCGGAGCTTTGCGCTGGAGAGCGGGAGGCTGCTGGTTGGCGGCTTCATCGCCATGGGCCGGAGCGAGCGCGACCACGATCATCGCGGCGAGAGTTCGGCGGGCAGCATCGGCGCGGGCGTGTATGCCACCTGGCTGCACCACGCCGGCTGGTATGCGGACTTGATCGCGCGGGCTGACCGCTATGACAACGAACTCACCGCGCGCTCCGATGACGGGCAGGTCACCCGGGCCGATTACGGCAGCCAGGCGCAGGGCCTCTCGCTGGAATGGGGCCGCCGGCTTCGCGCCCGCGGCGCCTTCTGGTTCGAGCCCTCGGCCCAGGCCGCCGTGGCGTGGCTCAACGGCGAAAGCTACGAGACCGTCAACCCGCTGCATCGCATGACCGTGCGCATCGGCGGGGCGACGGCGGCGCAATACCGCCTGCAACTGCGCGCGGGCGCGGACCTCGGCGCGTGGCAGCCCTATATGAAGATGGGCGAGGTGAAGAGCGACACCCGCGGCGGCGTGGTGCATGCCGACGGGCGCGAGTTCGATCCGAACTTCGACGGCTGGCGCTTCGAGACCGGCGCGGGCGTGAGCTACCTGATCGACCCGCAGAGCTAGGTGTATTTCGATTATGAATACAACAAGGCCCGCGCCTACGAGCGCCCCTGGTCGCTGAACCTCGGCTACCGCCGCGCCTGGTGACGGGCTGTTTTTTGGCGTTTGCAGTTTCACAGTGGCGCGGCAGCGCCGGTAGGGCGAGGCCTCCGGCTGAGCCGCGGCTCGGCGGGACGCCTCGCCCTATCTTTTGGGACAAGGTTGAGAGAGAATGCTATATTGCCATCGGCTTTACTTGACCGGGGAGCGCTGCTGCGGAGTTGGCGGCTCGAAGCGGATTTTTTCGATTTTCCGCACCTCGATCACCTGGCCGCGATGCACGGTGAGCTGCACCTCGCCAAATTCGAGGCCGCCGATCATGGCGCGCACCACTTTCACCCATTTCCCGGGCGTGGTCTCACAGTAATCAATGCCGCTGACTTCGGAGTGTTTCATGATGATGACCCGGTGCTGTCCCGAAAACGCCGGGGCTCGATGTCGAGGCTCTTGACCCGCAGGCCCATCGTGCGCTCGGTGATGCCGAGCTGGCGGGCGGCCTTGGCCATGATCCCGCGGTTGGCCTTGAGCGCGTCGATGATCATTTCGCGTTCGACCGAGGCGAGCGCGTCATGAAGCGTCTGCGGCGAGGCGGTGCCGGTGGAGTCCGGAGTCTGGAGCGTGGGCGGCAGGTGATAGCCATGGATGACGCCGTCGGTGGCGAGCAGCACGGCGCGCTCGATGATGTTTTCCAATTCGCGCACGTTGCCCGGCCAGTGATAGGCCATCAGCATGTCGATCGCGGGCGTGGAGATGCGGACGACGCGTTTCCGGTTCTGCTGCGAATACTTTTCCAGGAAATGATCGGCCAGTTCCAGCAGGTCGCTGCGGCGCTCGCGGAGCGGCGGCACATAGATGGGGAAGACGTTGATGCGGTAATAGAGATCGAGGCGGAATTTGCCCTCGTCGATCATTTCCTCGAGGTTGCGGTTGGTCGCGGTGATGACGCGCACGTCGACCTTGATCGGCTGCGTGCCGCCGACGCGCTCGAACACGCCTTCCTGCAGCACGCGCAGGAGCTTGGCCTGGGTGGACATCGAGATCTCGCCGATTTCGTCGAGGAAAAGCGTCCCGGTGTGGGCGAGCTCGAAGCGCCCGCGGCGCAGCGCCAGCGCGCCGGTGAAGGCGCCCTTTTCGTGGCCGAAGAGTTCGCTTTCGATGATGCTTTCGGGCAGCGCGGCGCAGTTTACGCGGACAAACGGCTTGGTTTTGCGCGAGCCGCCCTGCCAGATGGCCTGGGCGACGCGTTCCTTGCCGACGCCGGTCTCGCCGCGGATGAGGACGGTGGTCTTGCTGTCGGCCACCTGGTCCACGTGAAAATAGACCATGCGCATGGAGGATGATTTTCCGATCATCCCCTCGGGAACGAAGCTGCGCTTGATCTGGTCCTGCAGGCGCTCGTTTTCCTGCCGGAGCGTGTCGAGGCGTTCCTGCGCGAGCTGGCGGAAGCGCACCGCCAGGCCCACCTGCCCGACGACCAGCGCGAGAAAGCGCAGGTCCGCCTCCAGTTGTCCCTCGGTGCCGAGCGGGCGGGTGAAACACAGTCCGCCGACAAGCTCGTCGCCGTGTTGTATCGGCATGACCAGCAGCGAGGCCGGCTCGTCGGGTGCATCGTCGGGCACGGTCGAGAGATAGGCGCGCTCCCATTTGCAAAGCGTGTCCGCCGGAATGTGGGCGACGTCGATGATCGCCCGCGCGCGGCCCTCGGAGAGAATGCCGCCGACCAGTCCCTCGTCCACGCAAGCGTTGAAGGGAGGGAAGGCGCACTCGCTGGCCTCGGGCAGCAGGCGGCCGGTTTCGCGGTTGAGCACCAGGAGCAGTCCGCGCGAAAGCAGCTTGGTCGCACGGAGATGGCTGAACATGCGGAGCGCCGCGGCCCGCAATTCGAAGCCGTCGCTCAATGTGTCTGAAATCTCATGCAGCAGCGTGAGTTCGCCAACGACCCGGCACGCAGGCGCGTGGATCGGATCGCTGTTCGTGATGCTCGAGGCGATGGCAATGTTTTCGTTGCAGGTGCGGCAGTCTGTCACAACCGAACCGGGCAGCAATGTATGTGCCACCCGGAAGGCGGGCGGGCGGAGGACCGCGGCGAGGCCTAACTTGTTGCGCAGACCGGTTTATGCCCATCGCGCGTCCGGCGGCGGGGACGCCGCTGCTCCGATGCGAGGTGGTGGCGCGGTCAGAATGAGAGCCGGAATTTTATCCAGAAGGTGCGGCCGGGTTCGTTGACGCGAATGTTTTGGACATAACCTGGGTCGCCGGAGCCGGCGCGGTTGACATGCTCCGCATAGGTTTTGTCGAGGAGGTTGTCGATGCCGGCCGTGAGTTGTGCGTAGCGGGTGATTTGCCAGCCGGCGTTGAGCGAGAGGACGGCAAAGCCCCCGGTCGCGCCGATGTCCTGGCCGGCGATGCCGCCTTGGTTGAGGGCGTAGCGGTCCTGGCCGGCGACGAGGCGGGAGAGCACGCCGGCTGACCACACGGGGGTCGCATAAGTGAGGCTGACGCGGCCTTCCAGCGGAGGCTGCTGCGCGAGCGGGAGGTCGTCGGTGCGATTTTCGCCGCGCACATGGGCGATGCTGGCGTCGATCTGGAGACGCTCCCACAAGGCATAGGTGACGCCCGCCTCGCCGCCCCAGGCGCGGCTGTCGATGTTGCGGGTCACGGCGGCGGAGCCCATGCCTTTGGGATAGGAGGAGTGGATGAGGATGTGGTCGGAGACGTCGTTGGCGAAGAGGGAGACAAACGCGGTCAGCGCGCCGCGCCGCCAGGTCGCGCCGGCATCCAGCTGGGAGACGTTGGCGAAGAGGGAGACAAACGCGGTCAGCGCGCCGCGCCGCCAGGTCGCGCCGGCATCCAGCTGGGTCGTCTTTTCGGGGCTGGCATGGAATGCGCTGGACGTGGCGATGCCCTGATAGCTGAAGAGTTCCCAATAGTCGGGCGCGCGCCGGGTGTATCCGATTCCCGCATACAACGTGACGGGGACGGCGGCGAGGTCGTGCTCGTAGCGCAGGAACGCGGCGGGAAGGACCTCGTTCCTGTCCGCGCCCGCGGTGGGATTGGGCGTGGCGCCCATCATGCCGGAGATGACGGCGCGTTTGTCCTCGGCATGCCAGGAGTTGAGGCGGGCCCCGGCGATGAGGCGGCGGTTTCCGGCAAAGGTCCGGGTGAGTTCGGCAAAGATGCCCTGGGTGTTGATTTCCGCGTCGTCGGCCGAGCCGGTCGCGTTGCGCGTGCTGTGCCTGCCGGACTGGAAATCGGCGCCGAAGGTGAGCTTGGTGCTGTCGGCGAGGGCGAGGGTGGCGAGGGCGCGTCCGCCATAGAGTTCGTGCCGGGGATTGGAGGAGGAGGGCATCGGCATCATCATGGAGGGGACGAAGGCGCGGAGGCTGTAGTTGTCCATGACATGATCGATGTGGTTATAATAAAGGCTGGCCTCGACGGTTTCGACCAGCGGGGAAATGTCGGTTTTCTCGAAACGCAGGCCGATGTTTTCGCGGTCGAGCCTGGCGGCGTCCATCATGCTGTGCGCGTAGGCGGCCTCGCCGTTGCTGAGCGAGCCGTGCAGCTCGACGACGGTGCGGGCGTCGGGCGTCCAGCCCAGCGCGAGGCGGCCTCCGGTGCGTTTGTAGCGGGAGTGGACTTTGTCCCCGTTGCCGTCCTCGTAGTCGTCGGACTCGGTGCGGACGCCCTCGATTCTGGCATAAAATTGCGGAGTGCCGGCGAGGACGGCGGCAGATTGGTCGTTGCGTCCGAAGCTGCCGAGGACAAACGAGGCGTCGAGCGCGGCGGACGGAGCGTCGAGGTGGACGGGGTCATTTTTGAAGAGGACGACCCCGGCGGAGTTGCCCGGGCCGTAGCGAACGCTCTGGGGACCTTTCAGGAGGGTGACGTTGTCGTAGGCGCCGGGGAAAATGTAGGCGGTGGGCGGGTCCATGCGATTGGGGCAGCCGCCGAGGATGCTTTCGTGATCGACGAGAATATCGAGGCGGGAGCCGGCGGCGCCGCGCAGGATGACTTCGCCGCCGGTGCCGCCTTTGCGGCTGATGGTCACGCCGGGGATGGACTTGATGATGTCGGCGCCGTCCTGCGCGGGGATGGGCTGGGCGGCGGCCTGCGTGTCGATGGTGACTTGCAGCGGTCTGTCGCCGACGGCGGGCGCGGTGACAACCAGGGGTTCGATGTGCGTGACGGGCTCGGAGTCGGCGAGGGGCCGGGCCGGAGCCGCCGCGAGGGCGAGGGTGTTGAGGAGCGCGCCGAGGACGAGTGCCGCGGCGGGCCGGGTTTTATCTTGGGACAAAAGGATGGTCATGGTGAGTGGGAATGGGCCGCATGGATTGAAAGGATTGAGCACGAGGACGCGGGCAGGGAGCGCGCATGCGGCGATGCGGCTGCGTTGTGAGTTGTCCCCCGTGGCGATTGGGTGGAAAGTGCGCTGGGATGCCAATCCGGCCGCGGCGCGATGGCTTGTATCACTCCATCGTTCCGGTGCGAGTCGTCTCGTGCGGGCGGCCGAAGCCGGGATTGGCTTATGTTGCCTGACAACCGGTTTCAGGCGCGCGGCGGGGGCACGGGGACGGGGTAGGCGGGGGAAGCAGGTTCACGCGTGTCGGCGTCGAACCACTCCGGCTCTGCCGGGGCGTTGTATACGATAAAGGGGGCCGGCGGGAGCGTGCAGATGATTTTGCCGCTGGAGTCCTTTCCGGCATTGGAGGAGGGAGGCACCGAGGTGTCGTCGGATTGCCTGGCTTGGGCGACCGTTTCGCAGATGGAGCAGGGGCGCTCGCCGCTGAAGGTGTCGGTGATGGCCTTGGCGAGCGTGGAGTTTTCCTCGGTGGAATAAGCGACGATCATGCGGCCCCAGCCGACGAACTGGAGGATGTCCCACTGCACGCCGGTGGCGAGGGTCCAGGCGAGCATGGCGGCGATCAGGGTGAGGCGTTTCGCGGACGCCATCGCCACGCCGTCACGCCGCCGCGCGCGGGCGCGCGGGCAAAGGGCGTGAACTGGCGTGGCGGGCGGCATGGAAATTTCGGGCAGGGAGGGGGGAGGCGGCGCGCCGGTGCGGTCAGCGCTGGACGATGATCTCCTTGGTGGTCATGACGGGATAATCGCGGTCGAGGGCGGCTCCGGGAGCGAGGAAGCGCGTGTAGGCCTGGGTCCAGCCGCCGAACGTTTCGTCGAGGGTGAGCAGCTTGACGGGGGCGAAGGCGGAGGCGTGTTTTTGCGCCACCGCTTCGTCGATCGGGCGGTAGTGATGACGCACGGCGATTTCCTGCACTTCGGGCGAAAACAGGTGCATCAGGTAGGAAATGGTGACGCGGGCGGTGCCGTGTTTCTCGATGTTTTTGTCCAGCCAGGCGACGGGCGTTTCGACGCGGAGGCTGGCGGGGGGCGCGACGACTTCGTATGCCTTGTCCTGGGCCGCGAGCGCGAGGGCCTCGCTTTCGAGCAGCAGGAGAACATCGCCGGTTTTTTTCTCGGTGAAGGTTTGCGCGGCACCGTCGGAGTTGGAGTTGAGCACGGCGACATTATGATAGAGTTCGATGATGGAGGCGCGGGCCTTTTCGACGTCGCCGCCCTCGCGCTGGAGCGCGGTGCTCCATGCGGCGAGGTAGATCCACTGGCCGACGCTGTTCAGCTTCGGGTCGGGGGTGACAATGGCGACACCGGATTTGGCGAGGTCGGGCCAGTCGCGGATGGCCTTGGGGTTTCCCTTGCGGACCAGGAAGACGATGGTGGTGTTGAAAGGGACGCTGTTGTTCGGAAGGCGGGTGCGCCAGTTTTCCGGGAGGAACCGGCCGCGGAGCGCGAGTTCGTCGATGGCGGAGGGATGATCGAGGGTGACAAAGTCGGCATCGGACGTGTCGGCGAGGAGCACCCGGGTCTGGGCGAAGGAGGGACCGTGGGTGCCGTTGACGGTGAGACTGTAGTTGGTTTTTTTCACCCACTCCTTGCCAAAGGTCGCGTTGATCTCGGCATAGAGGTCGCGGGTGGAGCCGAAGGAGGCGTTGTGGATGGAGACGATGCGCTCCTTCTTCGGCACCGGAGGCAGGTCGAGCGGCGTCCAGCGTCCGTCGAGGCCGAAGGCGCCGGTGCCGCCGCAGCAACCGGCACTGGCGCGAAGCTCGGACGAGGCGATGAGCAACGTGCTGCCGGCGAGGAGGGCGATGCGGAGGAGCGCGCGGAGGGAGCGAGTGTTGGATTTCATGATGAGCTGCTTTTTTTGTTGGCGAGACGAAATTCAAAAGGCTGCACGACGAGGCGGGTGACTTCGCGGGGAAATTTCCATTGGCGGCGGACCCATTTGGCGGCGGCCTCGTCGAGGATGACATAGCCGGAGGACTGGCGGATTTCGGTGGAGACGATGCGCCCGTTTTCGACCCGGATGGCAATGATGACAGCGCCCGTGTAGCCGTTGCGGCGCGCTTCATAGGGATAGGGCGGGCGCGTGAAGTTTTTGTTGTCGATGACGACGGCGCTTTCGTCGTTATCGCCGCCGGAGGAAAAGGCGTCGGTGCCGTGGGCATTGGGTTGCCCGAGCGCGCGGGCGGGTGTGGCAGAGGCGGGCGCGGCGGCGGCTACAGGCTGCTCGGGTCGGGATGCCTCGGGCGCCGGGGGCGGCGTCTCGACCGCGCGCGGGGCGGGGGCGAGTTCGGGGGCGGGCTCGAGTGTTTTGACCTCGGGAATGGGTTCGAGCGCAGGCTCGGGTTTTTCCTCGGGTGGAGGGGGCGGCTCGGGTGTCTCGATGGAGACGGGGACTTTAAAGTCGGGAGCCGTTTCTGGTTCCGGAGGCGGTTCGGGCAGGGTCTGGGGTTCCGGCTCGGGCGCGGGCGAGGGGGCAAGCGTGACGGCGGGCTCGGGTGCCGGGGCGGGGAGCCATTCGATTTCGATGGCGCCGCCGGACGGGGCGGCGATTTCGCCGTTGGCGGCGGCGGCGAGCCGGAATTTGGCGGAGGGCGGCGGCTGCGCGGGGGCGATGTCCATGAAGAAGCCGGTCAACGTGAGGGAGGCATGCAGGGCGAGGGCGATGAGGAGCGGGGTTTTCCAGCCCGATTTTTTTTCATGGACCGGACGGAGGAGCGTGATGCGCCGCCCCACGTCCGCGGGCGGGCGTGGGGCGGCGGTGCGGCGGGCCAGGCGTCCGCCGGGGCGTTTGCCATTGGCGTGGAGCGACCGGGGCGGACGCGGCGGCGGGCTGTTTTCGCGTTGCGTGATCATGGCTGCGCGGTCGCGGATGGCTGGGCCTTGGTTTGAAAGGCGACTTTTTGAATGCCGGCGGCATGGACGCGGTCGAGCACCGCGATGACGTCGCCGTGGCTGGCCGCCGTGTCGCCTTGGATATACACACGGACATCGGGCGCGGCGCTTTTCTGGCGGGCAAGTTC
This genomic stretch from Termitidicoccus mucosus harbors:
- a CDS encoding autotransporter outer membrane beta-barrel domain-containing protein, which encodes MVELRTSGALEFGTALAAGTLVKTGAGVATLAAAQTHDGLTDIRAGTLAVSAANQLSARSEHRVAAGAVLSLGGFDQKVGHLRNDGLVNFVALGKTLTVASLSGTGAYAMDVNLATKETDRLVITGSATGSHTLQLTPIGGAPVNGDSFSLELVSIGSGDATFTAAPVDYGMDSYALQQGTADDPLTPSIQNWYFGRTAQSRAADAILLTAGVLSTDWHYSLDSLRLRMGELRGASAGAVPGNVWVRASAYHLSAGGSQLGAAFEQDTYAVTAGGDRSFALESGRLLVGGFIAMGRSERDHDHRGESSAGSIGAGVYATWLHHAGWYADLIARADRYDNELTARSDDGQVTRADYGSQAQGLSLEWGRRLRARGAFWFEPSAQAAVAWLNGESYETVNPLHRMTVRIGGATAAQYRLQLRAGADLGAWQPYMKMGEVKSDTRGGVVHADGREFDPNFDGWRFETGAGVSYLIDPQS
- a CDS encoding YezD family protein, whose protein sequence is MKHSEVSGIDYCETTPGKWVKVVRAMIGGLEFGEVQLTVHRGQVIEVRKIEKIRFEPPTPQQRSPVK
- a CDS encoding sigma 54-interacting transcriptional regulator, giving the protein MAHTLLPGSVVTDCRTCNENIAIASSITNSDPIHAPACRVVGELTLLHEISDTLSDGFELRAAALRMFSHLRATKLLSRGLLLVLNRETGRLLPEASECAFPPFNACVDEGLVGGILSEGRARAIIDVAHIPADTLCKWERAYLSTVPDDAPDEPASLLVMPIQHGDELVGGLCFTRPLGTEGQLEADLRFLALVVGQVGLAVRFRQLAQERLDTLRQENERLQDQIKRSFVPEGMIGKSSSMRMVYFHVDQVADSKTTVLIRGETGVGKERVAQAIWQGGSRKTKPFVRVNCAALPESIIESELFGHEKGAFTGALALRRGRFELAHTGTLFLDEIGEISMSTQAKLLRVLQEGVFERVGGTQPIKVDVRVITATNRNLEEMIDEGKFRLDLYYRINVFPIYVPPLRERRSDLLELADHFLEKYSQQNRKRVVRISTPAIDMLMAYHWPGNVRELENIIERAVLLATDGVIHGYHLPPTLQTPDSTGTASPQTLHDALASVEREMIIDALKANRGIMAKAARQLGITERTMGLRVKSLDIEPRRFRDSTGSSS
- a CDS encoding TonB-dependent receptor domain-containing protein, whose amino-acid sequence is MTILLSQDKTRPAAALVLGALLNTLALAAAPARPLADSEPVTHIEPLVVTAPAVGDRPLQVTIDTQAAAQPIPAQDGADIIKSIPGVTISRKGGTGGEVILRGAAGSRLDILVDHESILGGCPNRMDPPTAYIFPGAYDNVTLLKGPQSVRYGPGNSAGVVLFKNDPVHLDAPSAALDASFVLGSFGRNDQSAAVLAGTPQFYARIEGVRTESDDYEDGNGDKVHSRYKRTGGRLALGWTPDARTVVELHGSLSNGEAAYAHSMMDAARLDRENIGLRFEKTDISPLVETVEASLYYNHIDHVMDNYSLRAFVPSMMMPMPSSSNPRHELYGGRALATLALADSTKLTFGADFQSGRHSTRNATGSADDAEINTQGIFAELTRTFAGNRRLIAGARLNSWHAEDKRAVISGMMGATPNPTAGADRNEVLPAAFLRYEHDLAAVPVTLYAGIGYTRRAPDYWELFSYQGIATSSAFHASPEKTTQLDAGATWRRGALTAFVSLFANVSQLDAGATWRRGALTAFVSLFANDVSDHILIHSSYPKGMGSAAVTRNIDSRAWGGEAGVTYALWERLQIDASIAHVRGENRTDDLPLAQQPPLEGRVSLTYATPVWSAGVLSRLVAGQDRYALNQGGIAGQDIGATGGFAVLSLNAGWQITRYAQLTAGIDNLLDKTYAEHVNRAGSGDPGYVQNIRVNEPGRTFWIKFRLSF
- a CDS encoding sulfate ABC transporter substrate-binding protein gives rise to the protein MKSNTRSLRALLRIALLAGSTLLIASSELRASAGCCGGTGAFGLDGRWTPLDLPPVPKKERIVSIHNASFGSTRDLYAEINATFGKEWVKKTNYSLTVNGTHGPSFAQTRVLLADTSDADFVTLDHPSAIDELALRGRFLPENWRTRLPNNSVPFNTTIVFLVRKGNPKAIRDWPDLAKSGVAIVTPDPKLNSVGQWIYLAAWSTALQREGGDVEKARASIIELYHNVAVLNSNSDGAAQTFTEKKTGDVLLLLESEALALAAQDKAYEVVAPPASLRVETPVAWLDKNIEKHGTARVTISYLMHLFSPEVQEIAVRHHYRPIDEAVAQKHASAFAPVKLLTLDETFGGWTQAYTRFLAPGAALDRDYPVMTTKEIIVQR
- a CDS encoding TonB family protein — translated: MITQRENSPPPRPPRSLHANGKRPGGRLARRTAAPRPPADVGRRITLLRPVHEKKSGWKTPLLIALALHASLTLTGFFMDIAPAQPPPSAKFRLAAAANGEIAAPSGGAIEIEWLPAPAPEPAVTLAPSPAPEPEPQTLPEPPPEPETAPDFKVPVSIETPEPPPPPEEKPEPALEPIPEVKTLEPAPELAPAPRAVETPPPAPEASRPEQPVAAAAPASATPARALGQPNAHGTDAFSSGGDNDESAVVIDNKNFTRPPYPYEARRNGYTGAVIIAIRVENGRIVSTEIRQSSGYVILDEAAAKWVRRQWKFPREVTRLVVQPFEFRLANKKSSSS